From a region of the Litorilinea aerophila genome:
- a CDS encoding pseudouridine synthase has product MAEERLQKVMAAAGVGSRRACEKLIEAGLVQVNGQTVTELGTKVDPEQVQITVRGRPISLPKRHVYIKVHKPRGVISDMGGATHGRQTVADLLPPELRRVFPVGRLDLKSEGLVLLTDDGELAHRLTHPRYEHEKTYFVLVPERPSAEALTQLREGIDLPTGRTAPARVRVIPRLPAELRLAPGPQKGVWLEMVLREGKKRQIRHMTAAVGYPTLRLVRWAIGPLTLGDLPAGQTAPLSRQEVAALRQTIQQGQESRKGRRPRRR; this is encoded by the coding sequence ATGGCAGAAGAACGATTGCAGAAGGTCATGGCGGCGGCCGGGGTAGGCAGCCGCCGGGCCTGCGAGAAATTGATAGAGGCCGGCCTGGTCCAGGTGAACGGCCAGACAGTCACCGAGCTGGGCACCAAGGTGGACCCGGAACAGGTCCAGATCACGGTGCGGGGTCGGCCCATTTCCCTGCCCAAACGCCACGTCTACATCAAGGTCCACAAGCCCCGGGGCGTCATCAGTGACATGGGTGGCGCGACCCACGGACGGCAGACGGTGGCCGACCTGCTGCCGCCGGAGTTGCGCCGGGTCTTTCCCGTGGGCCGCCTGGATCTGAAGAGTGAGGGCCTGGTGCTGCTGACCGACGACGGCGAGCTAGCCCACCGGTTGACCCATCCCCGCTACGAGCACGAGAAGACCTACTTCGTGCTCGTGCCAGAGCGCCCCTCGGCCGAGGCATTGACCCAGCTCCGGGAGGGTATCGATCTGCCCACCGGGCGAACCGCACCGGCCCGGGTGCGGGTGATCCCCAGGCTGCCGGCGGAGCTGCGGCTGGCCCCAGGCCCCCAAAAGGGCGTCTGGCTGGAAATGGTCCTGCGGGAAGGGAAAAAACGCCAGATCCGCCACATGACCGCCGCAGTGGGCTACCCGACCCTCCGCCTGGTGCGCTGGGCCATCGGCCCCCTGACCCTGGGCGACCTACCCGCAGGCCAGACTGCTCCCCTGAGCCGCCAGGAGGTGGCCGCGCTGCGCCAGACCATCCAGCAGGGGCAGGAAAGCCGCAAGGGCAGACGCCCCCGGCGGCGGTGA